From one Scophthalmus maximus strain ysfricsl-2021 chromosome 19, ASM2237912v1, whole genome shotgun sequence genomic stretch:
- the LOC118313827 gene encoding AP2-associated protein kinase 1-like isoform X5 has translation MKKFFDSRRELVGTGPGSGAGGGGAGSGGGGSFVGRVFSIGRHQVTVEEIIAEGGFAIVFLVRTHQGLRCALKRMYVNNEHDLQVCNLEIQIMRDLVGNKNIVGFLDSSITAVGAGDVWEVLILMDFCRGGQVVNLMNQRLQTGFTEPEVLQIFCDTCEAVARLHQCKTPIVHRDLKVENILLHDRGHYVLCDFGSATNHFQNPQTEGVPVVEEEIKKYTTLSYRAPEMVNLYGGKVITTKADIWAMGCLLYKLCYFTLPFGESQVAICDGSFTIPDNSRYSQDMHCLIRYILEPDPDKRPDIYQISYFAFKLARRECPVPNVNILPIPAKLPEPIRASEAVAKKSQTKARLSDPIPTMETSIAPRQRPKAGQAQPQPISGILPIQPALTPRKRPSVAAGGPQAIGVGINVPTPGAAAVQPSQQATSTQAAAQPAQAANMQQQAPPQHHQLLMKQQQQAFLNPQNNQQHHLVQSLHHQQQAASQASTLLQCKAKPVSPVFALQLQYQQQQQHVVHERAAPHLTPIPESAVTGAAAEPETAGRGIHKVGSLTPPSSPKMAPKSGHRRILSDVTHSAVFGVPVSKSTQLLQAAAAEASLNKSKSASTTPSGSPCSSQQSVYHPGDGEALSPLTAPNAQPSWNPFGDDNFSKLTAEELLNKDFAKLAETAAPGEKITGSDENLIPGLNAFPEKLIEGLKSPETSVLLPDLLTLADPFSSAADISTNAEACVDSLIPGLEAPKAQRHSAQPELIPASIPDSLTGEETLLGCDLLSHLSPHGHQSVSALPSSCSSAHPGSCLEELPPAQSAPDSAFLMLCGEKGNDDEFDPIPVLVSKNSNQGGHSRSNSGSSESSIPNLARSLLLVDQLIDL, from the exons ATGAAGAAATTTTTCGATTCCCGTCGGGAGTTGGTGGGCACCGGGCCCGGTTCTGGAGCCGGCGGAGGAGGCGCCGgttccggcggcggcggcagcttcGTCGGACGTGTCTTCTCCATCGGACGACACCAAGTGACCGTCGAGGAAATCATCGCAGAAG GAGGTTTTGCCATAGTTTTCTTGGTGCGGACTCATCAAGGCCTCCGATGTGCACTAAAAAGGATGTATGTGAACAATGAACATGATCTTCAGGTCTGCAATCTTGAGATACAGATTATG aggGACCTGGTGGGCAACAAAAACATAGTTGGCTTCCTGGACTCAAGCATAACTGCAGTTGGAGCTGGCGATGTGTGGGAAGTCCTAATCTTAATGGACTTCTGTCGAG GTGGGCAGGTGGTTAACCTAATGAATCAGAGGTTACAGACGGGCTTCACTGAACCTGAGGTGTTGCAGATCTTTTGTGACACGTGCGAGGCAGTCGCTCGTCTTCACCAGTGCAAAACTCCCATTGTCCATCGAGATCTCAAG GTGGAAAATATTCTTCTGCACGACCGGGGACACTATGTGCTCTGTGACTTTGGAAGCGCCACCAACCACTTCCAAAACCCTCAAACTGAGGGAGTGCCGGTCGTGGAGGAGGAAATCAAGAA GTACACCACTCTGTCGTACCGCGCTCCAGAGATGGTCAACCTCTATGGTGGAAAGGTCATCACAACAAAGGCAGACATTTGG GCCATGGGTTGTCTACTCTATAAACTGTGTTACTTCACACTTCCTTTTGGGGAGAGTCAAGTGGCTATCTGTGACGGCAGCTTCACTATCCCAGACAACTCCCGCTACTCCCAGGACATGCACTGTCTCATTA GATACATACTGGAACCTGACCCAGATAAGAGACCAGACATCTACCAAATCTCCTACTTTGCCTTCAAACTTGCTCGACGCGAGTGTCCAGTCCCCAATGTTAAC ATTTTACCCATTCCTGCAAAACTTCCTGAGCCTATCAGAGCCAGTGAAGCAGTGGCCAAAAAGAGTCAAACCAAAGCCAG GCTTTCAGATCCCATTCCTACCATGGAAACCTCAATTGCACCTCGACAACGGCCTAAGGCTGGCCAGGCACAGCCCCAGCCAATATCAGGCATTCTTCCCATCCAGCCAGCTCTCACCCCACGCAAGAGACCCAGTGTGGCTGCTGGAGGGCCCCAGGCCATAG GTGTTGGTATCAATGTCCCAACTCCAGGTGCAGCTGCTGTCCAACCTTCTCAACAGGCCACCTCCACACAGGCAGCAGCGCAGCCAGCTCAGGCGGCCAACATGCAGCAACAGGCTCCACCACAGCATCACCAGCTCCtcatgaagcagcagcagcaggccttCTTAAACCCACAGAATAACCAGCAG CATCACCTGGTACAGAGCCTCCATCACCAACAACAAGCAGCGTCACAGGCGTCCACCCTGCTGCAGTGCAAAGCTAAACCTGTTTCTCCAGTTTTTGCTCTGCAACTGCaataccagcagcagcagcagcatgtagTCCATGAACGAGCGGCTCCGCATCTCACACCCATCCCTGAGTCTGCAGTTACTGGTGCTGCAGCTGAGCCAGAG ACGGCTGGCCGAGGTATTCACAAAGTTGGCTCTTTGACACCCCCCTCGTCGCCAAAGATGGCTCCTAAAAGCGGCCACAGGCGCATCCTCAGTGATGTCACCCACAGTGCCGTGTTTGGGGTTCCAGTCAGCAAGTCCACTCAGCTCCTTCAGGCGGCCGCAGCTGAGGCCAGCCTCAACAAGTCCAA ATCAGCCAGCACCACTCCTTCTGGCTCGCCCTGCTCGTCCCAGCAGAGTGTTTATCATCCAGGTGATGGCGAGGCCCTGTCCCCCCTCACCGCACCCAACGCTCAGCCCAGCTGGAACCCCTTTGGCGATGATAACTTCTCTAAGCTGACGGCAGAGGAGCTGCTCAACAAAGACTTTGCAAAGCTAGCTGAGA CGGCTGCACCAGGGGAGAAGATCACAGGCTCCGATGAAAATCTTATTCCAGGGCTCAATGCTTTTCCAG AGAAGCTGATTGAGGGACTTAAGTCTCCTGAAACTTCTGTGCTGCTCCCTGACCTCTTAACCCTGGCTGACCCCTTCAGTAGCGCTGCAGACATCTCCACCAATG CAGAGGCATGTGTGGATTCACTGATTCCTGGTTTGGAAGCTCCCAAGGCGCAGCGACATTCAGCCCAACCAGAGCTCATCCCTGCCAGCATTCCAG ACTCTCTCACTGGTGAGGAGACTCTGCTGGGTTGCGATCTGTTATCTCATTTGTCTCCTCACGGACACCAGTCTGTTTCTGCTCtaccctcctcctgctcctctgctcatCCTGGATCCTGTCTGGAGGAGCTGCCGCCTGCTCAGTCAGCTCCTG ACTCTGCTTTCCTCATGCTGTGTGGGGAGAAGGGCAATGACGACGAGTTTGACCCTATTCCTGTGCTCGTCTCCAAAAACTCAAATCAAG GTGGTCACTCGCGCAGCAACAGTGGCAGTTCAGAGTCCAGCATCCCCAACTTGGCCCGCTCCCTTCTGCTGGTGGATCAGCTCATCGACCTCTAG
- the LOC118313827 gene encoding AP2-associated protein kinase 1-like isoform X2 — protein MKKFFDSRRELVGTGPGSGAGGGGAGSGGGGSFVGRVFSIGRHQVTVEEIIAEGGFAIVFLVRTHQGLRCALKRMYVNNEHDLQVCNLEIQIMRDLVGNKNIVGFLDSSITAVGAGDVWEVLILMDFCRGGQVVNLMNQRLQTGFTEPEVLQIFCDTCEAVARLHQCKTPIVHRDLKVENILLHDRGHYVLCDFGSATNHFQNPQTEGVPVVEEEIKKYTTLSYRAPEMVNLYGGKVITTKADIWAMGCLLYKLCYFTLPFGESQVAICDGSFTIPDNSRYSQDMHCLIRYILEPDPDKRPDIYQISYFAFKLARRECPVPNVNILPIPAKLPEPIRASEAVAKKSQTKARLSDPIPTMETSIAPRQRPKAGQAQPQPISGILPIQPALTPRKRPSVAAGGPQAIGVGINVPTPGAAAVQPSQQATSTQAAAQPAQAANMQQQAPPQHHQLLMKQQQQAFLNPQNNQQHHLVQSLHHQQQAASQASTLLQCKAKPVSPVFALQLQYQQQQQHVVHERAAPHLTPIPESAVTGAAAEPETAGRGIHKVGSLTPPSSPKMAPKSGHRRILSDVTHSAVFGVPVSKSTQLLQAAAAEASLNKSKSASTTPSGSPCSSQQSVYHPGDGEALSPLTAPNAQPSWNPFGDDNFSKLTAEELLNKDFAKLAETAAPGEKITGSDENLIPGLNAFPEKLIEGLKSPETSVLLPDLLTLADPFSSAADISTNAEACVDSLIPGLEAPKAQRHSAQPELIPASIPDSLTGEETLLGCDLLSHLSPHGHQSVSALPSSCSSAHPGSCLEELPPAQSAPEPQGDSSDYSGLEEGLETEPPEGDSQTNEDCVHSSDEDEEKEDRTEEQQDGGVIESHVAAHDCSGSRPLLQDSEDEEEQGPQVDLHSSPHSNTEAQQPSAALHQPTPSTFAQNHFQHVPEPAKGQDVARDVFSKAPFRIAQEDAADVFANAPFPRAPLSAQQQLDVFSQAPFGKRKEATGAQPATSYPHAAGVHAVTPDQGVLGQVASQPFRPQALSKYSRHFEGPVSQQLVAAHRGVSNVSKQAAVASVPVGPLHSWTSEVSAVDPFVSAPFHLKAPQEKP, from the exons ATGAAGAAATTTTTCGATTCCCGTCGGGAGTTGGTGGGCACCGGGCCCGGTTCTGGAGCCGGCGGAGGAGGCGCCGgttccggcggcggcggcagcttcGTCGGACGTGTCTTCTCCATCGGACGACACCAAGTGACCGTCGAGGAAATCATCGCAGAAG GAGGTTTTGCCATAGTTTTCTTGGTGCGGACTCATCAAGGCCTCCGATGTGCACTAAAAAGGATGTATGTGAACAATGAACATGATCTTCAGGTCTGCAATCTTGAGATACAGATTATG aggGACCTGGTGGGCAACAAAAACATAGTTGGCTTCCTGGACTCAAGCATAACTGCAGTTGGAGCTGGCGATGTGTGGGAAGTCCTAATCTTAATGGACTTCTGTCGAG GTGGGCAGGTGGTTAACCTAATGAATCAGAGGTTACAGACGGGCTTCACTGAACCTGAGGTGTTGCAGATCTTTTGTGACACGTGCGAGGCAGTCGCTCGTCTTCACCAGTGCAAAACTCCCATTGTCCATCGAGATCTCAAG GTGGAAAATATTCTTCTGCACGACCGGGGACACTATGTGCTCTGTGACTTTGGAAGCGCCACCAACCACTTCCAAAACCCTCAAACTGAGGGAGTGCCGGTCGTGGAGGAGGAAATCAAGAA GTACACCACTCTGTCGTACCGCGCTCCAGAGATGGTCAACCTCTATGGTGGAAAGGTCATCACAACAAAGGCAGACATTTGG GCCATGGGTTGTCTACTCTATAAACTGTGTTACTTCACACTTCCTTTTGGGGAGAGTCAAGTGGCTATCTGTGACGGCAGCTTCACTATCCCAGACAACTCCCGCTACTCCCAGGACATGCACTGTCTCATTA GATACATACTGGAACCTGACCCAGATAAGAGACCAGACATCTACCAAATCTCCTACTTTGCCTTCAAACTTGCTCGACGCGAGTGTCCAGTCCCCAATGTTAAC ATTTTACCCATTCCTGCAAAACTTCCTGAGCCTATCAGAGCCAGTGAAGCAGTGGCCAAAAAGAGTCAAACCAAAGCCAG GCTTTCAGATCCCATTCCTACCATGGAAACCTCAATTGCACCTCGACAACGGCCTAAGGCTGGCCAGGCACAGCCCCAGCCAATATCAGGCATTCTTCCCATCCAGCCAGCTCTCACCCCACGCAAGAGACCCAGTGTGGCTGCTGGAGGGCCCCAGGCCATAG GTGTTGGTATCAATGTCCCAACTCCAGGTGCAGCTGCTGTCCAACCTTCTCAACAGGCCACCTCCACACAGGCAGCAGCGCAGCCAGCTCAGGCGGCCAACATGCAGCAACAGGCTCCACCACAGCATCACCAGCTCCtcatgaagcagcagcagcaggccttCTTAAACCCACAGAATAACCAGCAG CATCACCTGGTACAGAGCCTCCATCACCAACAACAAGCAGCGTCACAGGCGTCCACCCTGCTGCAGTGCAAAGCTAAACCTGTTTCTCCAGTTTTTGCTCTGCAACTGCaataccagcagcagcagcagcatgtagTCCATGAACGAGCGGCTCCGCATCTCACACCCATCCCTGAGTCTGCAGTTACTGGTGCTGCAGCTGAGCCAGAG ACGGCTGGCCGAGGTATTCACAAAGTTGGCTCTTTGACACCCCCCTCGTCGCCAAAGATGGCTCCTAAAAGCGGCCACAGGCGCATCCTCAGTGATGTCACCCACAGTGCCGTGTTTGGGGTTCCAGTCAGCAAGTCCACTCAGCTCCTTCAGGCGGCCGCAGCTGAGGCCAGCCTCAACAAGTCCAA ATCAGCCAGCACCACTCCTTCTGGCTCGCCCTGCTCGTCCCAGCAGAGTGTTTATCATCCAGGTGATGGCGAGGCCCTGTCCCCCCTCACCGCACCCAACGCTCAGCCCAGCTGGAACCCCTTTGGCGATGATAACTTCTCTAAGCTGACGGCAGAGGAGCTGCTCAACAAAGACTTTGCAAAGCTAGCTGAGA CGGCTGCACCAGGGGAGAAGATCACAGGCTCCGATGAAAATCTTATTCCAGGGCTCAATGCTTTTCCAG AGAAGCTGATTGAGGGACTTAAGTCTCCTGAAACTTCTGTGCTGCTCCCTGACCTCTTAACCCTGGCTGACCCCTTCAGTAGCGCTGCAGACATCTCCACCAATG CAGAGGCATGTGTGGATTCACTGATTCCTGGTTTGGAAGCTCCCAAGGCGCAGCGACATTCAGCCCAACCAGAGCTCATCCCTGCCAGCATTCCAG ACTCTCTCACTGGTGAGGAGACTCTGCTGGGTTGCGATCTGTTATCTCATTTGTCTCCTCACGGACACCAGTCTGTTTCTGCTCtaccctcctcctgctcctctgctcatCCTGGATCCTGTCTGGAGGAGCTGCCGCCTGCTCAGTCAGCTCCTG AGCCGCAAGGGGACAGCAGTGACTACTCTGGGCTCGAGGAGGGACTAGAGACGGAACCTCCAGAAGGAGATTCTCAAACAAACGAGGATTGTGTGCACTCCagtgacgaggacgaggagaaagaagaTCGTACGGAAGAGCAGCAGGACGGGGGCGTCATTGAGAGTCATGTCGCAGCCCACGACTGCAGTGGCTCCAGacctctgctgcaggactccgaggatgaagaggaacaaGGGCCTCAGGTAGACCTCCACTCATCGCCGCACTCCAACACAGAAGCACAACAACCATCCGCTGCCTTGCATCAACCTACTCCAAGCACCTTTGCTCAGAACCATTTCCAGCATGTGCCTGAGCCAGCGAAGGGGCAGGATGTTGCTAGAGACGTCTTCTCCAAAGCCCCCTTTCGGATTGCGCAGGAGGATGCGGCTGACGTGTTTGCCAATGCCCCGTTTCCACGCGCCCCCCtttcagctcagcagcagctcgaCGTATTCTCTCAGGCTCCCTtcggaaaaagaaaggaggctACGGGCGCTCAGCCTGCGACCTCATACCCCCATGCAGCTGGAGTTCATGCTGTAACCCCCGATCAAGGTGTGCTGGGACAAGTTGCCTCTCAGCCATTCCGCCCTCAAGCCCTGTCCAAATATTCCCGACACTTTGAGGGACCTGTGTCCCAGCAGCTGGTAGCAGCTCACAGAGGGGTGTCCAACGTGAGCAAGCAGGCCGCTGTGGCATCGGTTCCTGTTGGACCGCTTCACTCGTGGACGTCGGAGGTGAGCGCTGTAGACCCCTTTGTCTCTGCACCCTTTCACCTCAAAGCCCCGCAAGAAAAGCCCTGA